The following proteins are encoded in a genomic region of Methanomicrobia archaeon:
- a CDS encoding amino acid racemase, giving the protein MRTVGILGVMGPETVARFFLQINARARASDNTQYPPLILNNVPVPYDLEREIVERGRNEEQILPFLVRGVQSLEAAGVDSIVIPCNTVHYFMPELRACVAPPILSIMEETADVCARAEYRTVGLLATTETITHELYEQELARYGIQVVTPDLTEQRLVSTIIQRILDGNKSVENTQALLRVIRTLQSGGAEAVILGCTALELVLQQPDSSVPLLDSFEILAVATVRELLR; this is encoded by the coding sequence GTGAGAACGGTAGGCATTCTGGGCGTTATGGGGCCTGAAACGGTTGCACGGTTTTTCCTGCAGATCAATGCGAGAGCACGGGCGAGCGACAACACGCAGTATCCACCCCTCATACTGAACAATGTTCCGGTGCCATACGATCTGGAACGCGAGATCGTGGAACGCGGCCGGAACGAGGAGCAGATACTGCCGTTTTTGGTTCGCGGGGTTCAGAGTCTGGAGGCTGCAGGTGTCGATAGTATCGTCATCCCCTGTAATACGGTGCATTACTTCATGCCGGAATTACGCGCCTGTGTTGCGCCTCCAATCCTGAGCATCATGGAAGAAACAGCAGACGTATGCGCGCGTGCGGAATACCGAACCGTGGGGCTTCTGGCTACGACAGAAACGATCACCCATGAGCTGTATGAGCAGGAGCTTGCGCGATACGGGATACAGGTGGTAACGCCGGATTTGACCGAGCAGCGGCTTGTCTCCACAATCATTCAGCGGATCCTGGACGGTAACAAGTCGGTGGAGAACACGCAAGCGTTGCTGAGGGTGATACGGACGTTGCAGTCGGGAGGTGCGGAGGCGGTCATCTTAGGGTGTACCGCTCTGGAATTAGTACTCCAGCAACCTGACAGCTCCGTACCACTACTGGACAGCTTTGAGATACTGGCCGTGGCGACCGTACGGGAACTGCTGCGCTGA
- the ade gene encoding adenine deaminase: MQINDTPRTARRRDRYDLVLKDCRIVDVENGRTFEADIGITGTKIVKIQPELSGTETVPVRGRYVAPGLVEPHVHFESSKLPLSAFVRLVMAHGTTTVVNDPHEIANVLGVRGVKATLKEAQLQPISVYTTVPSCVPAVPFETSGATLGVEKVEELLSEEGVIGLGELMNFPGVLSGDREVMGKIAAARNVGKVIEGHCPLLSGEDLKNYVAAGISSDHEVTEGWELEEKISRGMAVYIRLGSQAQDLKRLVQYLIENELPTENLSFCTDDRHSGDLVRYGHLDYNLRTAVRWGLDPVTALRMATHNPSRHFGLDDRGVIETGYRADLVVFDDLARFTPELVIAGGRIIARHGEPVVPEVPFDYSFGLESVHCPPVAAEQFAIPCPGERARVKVIRVVEGHVITESVIHELTVRTGLLEADIERDLLKIAVIERHTGTGGFSVGFVTGFGLQEGAIGSTVAHDSHNIIVVGTTDAAMARSVNALRAMGGGEVVVSPEAVSTLQLHYGGLMSLDAPAQVMEDMEKLEAAYRALGGKLGSPFMALSFLALPVIPTLKITDKGLYELGEQGIAKQELILKGTTNY; this comes from the coding sequence ATGCAGATAAACGATACACCCCGAACGGCACGGAGACGTGACAGGTACGATCTGGTGCTAAAGGATTGCAGGATCGTGGATGTTGAAAACGGCCGGACCTTCGAGGCCGATATCGGCATCACAGGTACGAAAATCGTCAAGATACAACCCGAGTTGTCGGGCACGGAGACGGTGCCGGTTAGGGGCAGATATGTTGCACCAGGATTGGTGGAGCCGCACGTTCATTTTGAAAGCAGTAAACTGCCGTTGAGCGCGTTTGTGCGGCTTGTCATGGCTCATGGCACGACCACCGTCGTCAATGATCCGCACGAGATCGCCAACGTTCTTGGTGTCCGCGGCGTAAAAGCGACGTTGAAGGAGGCACAACTGCAGCCGATCAGTGTGTATACGACCGTTCCGAGCTGCGTGCCCGCAGTACCGTTTGAGACTTCGGGTGCGACGCTGGGCGTGGAGAAGGTCGAAGAGCTCCTCAGCGAGGAGGGTGTTATTGGCCTGGGCGAGCTGATGAACTTCCCGGGCGTTCTGAGCGGTGATCGTGAGGTGATGGGCAAGATCGCGGCGGCCAGGAACGTGGGTAAGGTAATCGAGGGGCACTGCCCGTTGCTGAGCGGCGAGGATCTCAAGAACTACGTTGCTGCCGGGATCAGCTCCGATCACGAGGTGACCGAAGGCTGGGAGCTCGAGGAGAAGATCAGTCGCGGGATGGCGGTGTATATCCGGCTTGGCAGTCAGGCACAGGATCTGAAGCGGCTGGTACAGTACCTCATCGAGAACGAACTGCCGACCGAGAACCTCTCGTTCTGCACCGACGACCGGCATAGTGGCGATCTGGTACGGTATGGCCATCTCGATTATAACCTGCGGACCGCCGTGCGTTGGGGACTCGACCCGGTTACAGCACTCCGCATGGCGACGCATAACCCGAGCAGGCATTTCGGGTTGGACGACAGAGGCGTGATCGAAACCGGCTACCGGGCGGATCTTGTCGTCTTTGATGATCTCGCACGATTCACACCAGAACTGGTGATTGCAGGCGGTCGCATTATAGCACGGCATGGTGAGCCGGTGGTTCCGGAAGTACCTTTTGACTATTCGTTTGGGCTCGAGAGCGTGCACTGCCCACCAGTCGCCGCAGAACAATTTGCGATACCCTGCCCGGGTGAACGAGCACGGGTGAAGGTCATACGGGTTGTGGAAGGCCACGTGATAACGGAATCGGTCATTCACGAGCTTACCGTACGAACAGGCCTCCTTGAAGCGGATATCGAGCGCGACCTCTTGAAGATCGCGGTGATCGAGCGTCATACCGGCACGGGCGGTTTCAGCGTCGGTTTTGTCACGGGCTTTGGGCTACAAGAAGGCGCCATCGGATCGACCGTTGCGCATGACAGCCATAACATCATCGTCGTCGGTACTACTGATGCTGCTATGGCCCGGTCAGTAAATGCGCTCAGAGCGATGGGCGGCGGCGAGGTTGTGGTCTCACCAGAAGCGGTGAGCACACTCCAGCTCCACTACGGTGGACTCATGTCGCTCGATGCGCCTGCTCAGGTAATGGAGGATATGGAGAAGCTGGAAGCGGCGTATCGTGCGCTGGGCGGGAAACTGGGGTCGCCGTTTATGGCACTGAGTTTCCTTGCCTTGCCGGTGATTCCCACCTTGAAGATCACGGATAAGGGGCTGTATGAGCTGGGCGAGCAAGGTATTGCGAAGCAGGAGCTTATCCTTAAGGGCACTACTAACTACTAA
- a CDS encoding lysine transporter LysE, which yields MDLIASPILIGASLLAIGFFTGLSGALIPGPMLAYVLADTVKKGARSGPLTVLGHISVELALILALVLGLGITSYFLEFKSLVYVMGGIALILISVTTFRSARGAPDDASIAARGNTVRWRGFRYAYHSSIAGGILFTAFNPAFIPWWVTVGYPLLLQGFEWFAVAGIALVSIGHFMSDLTWYSFVSYSFSRGERFLVGKRYERIMLGLALFVITLGVFFFIKGVTGLI from the coding sequence ATGGATCTGATCGCTTCACCAATACTCATTGGCGCTTCTCTTCTGGCAATCGGCTTCTTTACCGGCCTGAGCGGAGCGTTGATTCCCGGTCCGATGCTGGCCTATGTCCTCGCGGACACCGTAAAGAAAGGAGCTCGTTCTGGACCGCTCACCGTGCTCGGCCATATCTCGGTGGAGCTCGCACTCATACTCGCGCTTGTTCTCGGCCTGGGCATCACGAGCTATTTCCTCGAGTTCAAATCGTTGGTCTATGTTATGGGCGGCATTGCGCTCATTCTTATCTCGGTAACGACCTTCAGAAGCGCCCGTGGCGCTCCTGATGACGCATCCATCGCAGCCCGGGGGAATACCGTGCGGTGGCGCGGTTTTCGGTACGCGTATCACAGCTCGATCGCGGGCGGCATCCTCTTCACGGCGTTTAATCCCGCCTTTATACCCTGGTGGGTGACCGTAGGCTATCCACTCCTGTTACAGGGCTTCGAGTGGTTCGCAGTCGCCGGGATCGCTCTGGTATCGATCGGGCATTTCATGTCGGATCTGACCTGGTATTCGTTCGTCTCCTACTCGTTCTCGCGTGGTGAGCGCTTCCTCGTGGGCAAGCGCTACGAGCGGATCATGCTCGGCCTCGCGCTCTTTGTTATCACCTTAGGCGTTTTTTTCTTCATTAAAGGTGTAACTGGTCTGATTTGA